The Arachis hypogaea cultivar Tifrunner chromosome 19, arahy.Tifrunner.gnm2.J5K5, whole genome shotgun sequence genome has a window encoding:
- the LOC112780026 gene encoding cytochrome P450 CYP82J17: protein MMKSDIITMDYSLSLPTITLISLTLFFLYNIWRIITKKPSIHQKESNIIKQPPQPFVALPLIGHLHLLGTKTPLHRTFASLADKYGPVFQIYFGSLPAIVISNKEGIKECFTKNDKVLASRTPSSRGTHLAYNNAAFGFAPYGPYWAKQRKLAVLELLSSRRLESLRHVYESEIDTLIKDLLIHLSNNNSSMVVMSEWFERLTFNVITKIVAGKRYFSYLEDVDDLEAHKVVNLVKEFMQLAGGFVLSDAIPLLRWIGVEGRVLKSMKRIGRDLDTLIGRWVEEHKMKGNMVNSSSEKQDFIDVMLSIVEDDPESGHSRDTIIKAHVMNLILAGTETTSTTMTWILAALMNNKHSLKLAQEEINHHVGKDRKVEASDIKNLTYLQAIFKETLRLYPPTPLLLPHGASSDCSINGYYVPKGADVFLNVWKLHRDPSIWSEPEKFSPERFINGDGEVDEGHHFEYLPFGLGRRACPGFTLATQVILITVARLLQGFDFHLFMDEPVDMREGFGLTLLKLNPLQICLTPLVTTELYQ from the exons ATGATGAAATCAGATATCATTACCATGGATTATTCCCTTTCACTTCCAACAATAACGTTGATATCCCTAACTTTATTTTTTCTCTACAACATATGGAGAATAATTACGAAAAAACCTAGTATTCATCAAAAAGAAAGTAACATTATTAAACAACCGCCACAACCATTTGTTGCATTACCATTAATTGGTCACCTCCATTTACTAGGAACCAAAACACCACTTCACAGAACCTTTGCTTCTTTGGCTGATAAATATGGCCCTGTATTCCAAATCTACTTTGGATCATTACCTGCCATTGTTATCTCCAACAAAGAAGGAATCAAAGAATGCTTCACAAAAAATGACAAAGTTCTGGCCTCGCGCACCCCTTCGAGCCGTGGAACTCACCTTGCTTATAACAATGCTGCGTTTGGATTTGCTCCTTATGGACCCTATTGGGCAAAACAGAGGAAGCTAGCCGTTCTTGAACTCCTCTCTTCGCGCCGCCTCGAATCGTTGAGGCATGTTTATGAATCCGAGATTGATACTTTGATCAAGGATCTCTTGATACACCTTAGCAACAATAATTCTTCTATGGTTGTCATGAGTGAATGGTTTGAACGCTTAACATTTAATGTGATCACAAAAATTGTTGCGGGAAAGAGATATTTTAGTTACTTGGAAGATGTGGATGATTTAGAAGCACATAAAGTTGTGAATCTTGTAAAAGAGTTCATGCAATTGGCTGGTGGATTTGTTCTTTCGGATGCAATTCCATTGCTTAGATGGATTGGTGTGGAAGGGAGAGTTCTTAAATCAATGAAGAGAATTGGAAGAGATTTGGACACACTCATTGGAAGGTGGGTTGAAGAGCATAAGATGAAGGGTAATATGGTAAATAGCTCAAGTGAAAAGCAAGATTTCATTGATGTCATGCTATCTATTGTTGAAGATGATCCTGAGTCTGGACATTCTCGTGACACTATCATTAAGGCACATGTTATG AATCTTATCCTAGCGGGGACGGAAACAACATCAACAACAATGACATGGATCCTTGCAGCATTAATGAACAATAAACATTCATTGAAGCTAGCACAAGAAGAGATTAACCATCACGTAGGTAAGGACAGAAAGGTAGAAGCATCAGATATAAAAAACCTTACTTATTTACAAGCAATTTTCAAAGAAACCCTAAGGTTATATCCACCAACACCATTGTTATTACCTCATGGGGCATCATCAGATTGCAGCATCAATGGCTACTACGTACCAAAAGGAGCTGATGTGTTTCTTAATGTGTGGAAGCTACATAGAGATCCAAGTATTTGGTCGGAGCCTGAAAAGTTTTCACCGGAGAGGTTTATTAATGGCGATGGAGAAGTCGATGAAGGTCACCATTTTGAGTACCTTCCTTTTGGGTTAGGGAGAAGGGCTTGTCCTGGATTCACATTAGCAACACAAGTGATTCTTATCACAGTTGCACGTTTGCTTCAAGGGTTTGATTTTCATTTGTTTATGGATGAACCTGTTGACATGAGAGAAGGTTTTGGCCTAACTTTGCTGAAGTTAAATCCATTGCAAATTTGTCTCACTCCACTTGTTACCACTGAACTCTAtcagtaa
- the LOC112777970 gene encoding uncharacterized mitochondrial protein AtMg00810-like, with product MSYFLGIEVRNQPDNSVVLSQTKYIKDLLKNAAMSDAKGMLTPMTLALKLSVSGDAKVHNSQLYRSIIGGLQYTTISRLDITFTGNDIDDRKSTNGFCIYLGPNLISWASKKQDVVSRSSTEA from the exons ATGAGCTATTTTCTTGGAATTGAGGTCAGAAATCAACCAGACAATTCAGTTGTACTCAGTCAAACAAAGTACATAAAGGATTTGCTGAAGAATGCTGCCATGAGTGATGCAAAAGGCATGCTGACCCCTATGACTTTAGCACTAAAACTTTCTGTATCAGGTGACGCCAAAGTTCATAATTCACAACTATACAGGTCAATCATTGGTGGGCTGCAATATACAACCATTTCTAGGCTTGACATCACCTTTACA GGTAATGATATTGATGATAGAAAGTCCACCAATGGTTTCTGCATCTACCTGGGTCCGAACCTGATATCTTGGGCAAGTAAAAAACAAGATGTTGTCTCAAGAAGTAGCACCGAAGCATAA